In Xylanibacter ruminicola 23, a single genomic region encodes these proteins:
- a CDS encoding alpha-N-arabinofuranosidase — MKKFIFTATIALAFATSASAAENVKATVHADQAGAKINKEIYGQFSEHLGSCIYGGLWVGENSQIPNINGYRKDVFEALKALQIPVLRWPGGCFADDYHWMDGIGPKSERPSLRNNNWGGTIEDNSFGTHEFLNLCEMLGCEPYISGNVGSGTVKEMAQWVEYMTSDGDTPMARLRRANGREKAWKVKYFGIGNEAWGCGGNMSPEYYSDEFRKFNTYLRDQGGNRLYRIASGASDYDYNWTKVCMDKIGARMQGISLHYYTCTGWNGPKGSAINFDNDQYYWALGKCLEIEEVIKKHKAIMDEKDPQNNIGLLVDEWGTWWDEEPGTIPGHLYQQNALRDAFVAALSLNVFHKYTDRVKMANIAQVVNVLQSMILTDQEGTGHMVLTPTYHVFQMYTPFQEATYLPVDLQSETVQCSTEYWKEKQKTSDNTTRPCPLLSASAAKTKDGSIVLAITNVSLDKDQTVDFNFAGFNAKQVSGRILTSKNVADYNDFNHPNVVAPKEYKDAKIKKGVLTMKVPAKSIVVVTLK, encoded by the coding sequence ATGAAAAAGTTTATTTTTACCGCGACTATCGCACTGGCTTTTGCCACATCGGCATCAGCCGCTGAAAATGTGAAAGCTACGGTTCATGCCGATCAGGCTGGAGCCAAGATCAACAAGGAGATCTACGGTCAGTTCTCCGAGCACCTGGGTAGCTGTATCTACGGTGGCCTCTGGGTTGGCGAGAACTCTCAGATTCCTAACATCAACGGTTATCGTAAGGATGTGTTCGAGGCTCTGAAGGCTCTGCAGATTCCTGTACTGCGCTGGCCAGGCGGTTGCTTTGCCGACGACTATCACTGGATGGACGGTATCGGGCCAAAGTCAGAGCGCCCCTCTTTGCGTAACAACAACTGGGGTGGCACCATCGAGGACAACTCGTTTGGTACCCACGAGTTCCTGAACCTGTGCGAGATGCTGGGTTGCGAGCCTTACATCTCAGGTAACGTAGGTTCTGGTACCGTTAAGGAGATGGCACAGTGGGTTGAGTATATGACCAGCGATGGCGATACCCCAATGGCCCGTCTGCGCCGTGCTAACGGACGTGAAAAAGCTTGGAAGGTAAAGTACTTCGGAATTGGTAACGAGGCTTGGGGCTGCGGTGGAAACATGAGTCCTGAGTACTACAGCGACGAGTTCCGTAAGTTCAACACCTACCTGCGCGATCAGGGTGGCAACCGTTTGTATCGTATTGCATCGGGTGCCAGCGACTATGATTACAACTGGACCAAGGTTTGTATGGATAAGATTGGTGCCCGCATGCAGGGTATCTCTCTGCACTACTACACCTGCACCGGTTGGAACGGTCCTAAGGGTTCGGCCATCAACTTCGATAACGATCAGTACTACTGGGCACTGGGTAAGTGCTTGGAGATCGAAGAGGTGATTAAGAAGCACAAGGCTATCATGGACGAGAAGGATCCTCAGAACAACATCGGCCTGCTGGTTGATGAGTGGGGAACCTGGTGGGACGAGGAGCCTGGTACTATCCCTGGCCACCTGTACCAGCAGAACGCCCTGCGCGATGCCTTCGTAGCTGCTCTGAGTCTGAATGTGTTCCATAAGTACACCGACCGTGTAAAGATGGCTAACATCGCTCAGGTGGTTAACGTACTGCAGTCGATGATTCTGACCGATCAGGAGGGCACAGGCCACATGGTTCTCACCCCAACCTATCACGTATTCCAGATGTACACCCCATTCCAGGAGGCTACTTATCTGCCTGTAGATCTGCAGAGCGAGACTGTGCAGTGCAGCACCGAGTACTGGAAGGAGAAGCAGAAGACCAGCGACAACACCACACGTCCTTGCCCACTGCTCTCTGCATCGGCAGCTAAGACCAAGGATGGCAGCATCGTTCTGGCCATCACAAACGTAAGTCTGGATAAGGATCAGACCGTAGATTTCAACTTCGCTGGTTTCAACGCCAAGCAGGTTAGCGGCCGCATCCTCACCTCAAAGAATGTAGCCGACTACAACGACTTTAATCATCCTAATGTGGTTGCTCCAAAGGAGTACAAGGACGCTAAGATTAAGAAGGGCGTTCTTACCATGAAGGTGCCAGCTAAGTCGATTGTTGTGGTAACGCTGAAATAA
- a CDS encoding xylulokinase, which produces MINMTAKETIQAGKAILGIEFGSTRIKAVLIDEDNEPIAQGSHEWENQLVDGLWTYSTEAVWYGLQDCYAELRKDVQKQYDCEIEALAAIGFSAMMHGYMAFNKDQQILVPFRTWRNTNTGKAAAELSQLFNYNIPLRWSISHLYQCILDNEEHVADIKYLTTLAGYVHWQVTGEFVLGVGDASGMIPVDPATKTYDAEMVRKFDELIAPKGYSWKLLDILPKSLNAGENAGFLTPEGAMKLDVSGHLKPGCPVCPPEGDAGTGMVATNAVKQRTGNVSAGTSSFSMIVLEKPLSKPYEMIDMVTTPDGSLVAMVHCNNCTSDINAWVGLFKEYQQLLGIEVDMNELYGKLFNKALEGETDCGGLMAYNYVSGEPVTGLAEGRPMFVRSAGDKFNLANFMRAHLYGAIGVLKIGNDILLKEEKIKVDRITGHGGYFKTPVVGQRMLAAALNSPISVMETAGEGGAWGIALLAAYLIKKNGKNLADYLEDVVFAGNTGTSVAPTAEDVAGFEKYIENYKRCLPIEQAAVDNK; this is translated from the coding sequence ATGATCAATATGACAGCAAAAGAAACTATTCAGGCAGGTAAGGCCATTCTCGGTATCGAGTTTGGCTCAACCCGCATAAAGGCCGTCCTCATCGACGAGGACAACGAGCCCATCGCGCAGGGTTCACACGAGTGGGAAAACCAGTTGGTAGATGGTCTGTGGACCTACTCTACCGAGGCTGTATGGTACGGTCTGCAGGACTGCTATGCCGAACTGCGCAAGGACGTACAGAAGCAGTACGACTGCGAGATCGAGGCCCTGGCCGCCATCGGCTTCAGCGCCATGATGCACGGCTATATGGCCTTCAACAAGGACCAGCAGATTCTGGTTCCTTTCCGCACTTGGCGTAACACTAACACAGGCAAGGCAGCTGCCGAGCTCTCACAGCTCTTCAACTACAACATCCCCCTGCGTTGGAGCATCTCGCACCTGTATCAGTGCATTCTCGACAACGAGGAGCACGTAGCCGACATCAAGTACCTCACCACCCTGGCAGGTTATGTTCACTGGCAGGTAACAGGCGAGTTTGTACTGGGCGTAGGCGATGCTTCGGGTATGATTCCTGTTGATCCCGCTACCAAGACCTACGATGCCGAGATGGTTCGCAAGTTCGACGAGCTCATCGCACCAAAGGGCTACTCTTGGAAGCTACTCGACATTCTGCCTAAGTCATTGAACGCAGGCGAGAATGCCGGTTTCCTCACCCCCGAGGGTGCCATGAAGCTCGACGTGTCAGGCCACCTGAAGCCAGGCTGCCCCGTATGTCCTCCTGAGGGCGATGCAGGCACAGGTATGGTTGCCACCAACGCCGTTAAGCAGCGCACAGGTAACGTTTCAGCCGGTACCTCATCATTCTCAATGATTGTGCTCGAGAAGCCACTCTCTAAGCCTTACGAGATGATTGATATGGTAACCACACCTGATGGTAGCCTCGTAGCAATGGTACACTGTAACAACTGCACCAGCGACATCAACGCATGGGTAGGTTTGTTCAAGGAGTATCAGCAGCTGTTGGGTATTGAGGTTGATATGAACGAGCTTTACGGCAAGCTGTTTAACAAGGCCCTTGAGGGCGAGACCGACTGCGGTGGTCTGATGGCTTACAACTACGTATCAGGCGAGCCTGTAACAGGTCTGGCCGAGGGTCGTCCGATGTTCGTTCGCTCTGCTGGCGACAAGTTCAACCTGGCTAACTTTATGCGTGCCCACCTGTATGGCGCTATCGGCGTGCTGAAGATTGGTAACGACATCCTGCTGAAGGAAGAGAAGATTAAGGTAGATCGTATCACCGGTCATGGTGGTTACTTCAAGACTCCCGTTGTAGGTCAGCGCATGCTGGCTGCAGCCCTCAACTCACCTATCTCGGTGATGGAGACCGCTGGCGAAGGTGGTGCATGGGGTATCGCCCTGCTGGCTGCTTACCTGATTAAGAAGAACGGTAAGAACCTGGCCGACTACCTCGAGGATGTAGTATTTGCCGGTAACACCGGTACCTCTGTAGCTCCTACCGCCGAGGATGTAGCTGGTTTCGAGAAGTATATCGAGAACTACAAGCGCTGTCTGCCTATCGAACAGGCCGCTGTAGATAACAAGTAA
- a CDS encoding L-ribulose-5-phosphate 4-epimerase: protein MLEELKEKVFKANLDLVKQNLVIFTWGNVSGIDREKGLVVIKPSGVDYDVMKASDMVVVDLESGKVVEGDLNPSSDTPTHLVLYKAFPNIQGVVHTHSTYATAFAQAGRDIPNIGTTHADYFYKDIPCTRDMTEAEVKGNYELETGNVIVDEILNIRKINPDHTPAVLVKNHGPFSWGTSPDNAVYNAKVMEQCAKMAFVAFSVNPNLTMNPLLVEKHYMRKHGPNAYYGQKGQKH, encoded by the coding sequence ATGTTAGAAGAACTGAAAGAAAAAGTATTCAAGGCAAATCTCGACCTTGTAAAGCAGAACCTGGTAATCTTTACCTGGGGTAATGTCTCAGGTATCGACCGTGAAAAAGGACTTGTTGTTATCAAGCCCTCTGGTGTTGACTACGATGTAATGAAAGCCAGCGACATGGTTGTTGTTGATCTCGAGAGTGGTAAGGTAGTCGAGGGTGATCTCAACCCTTCGTCGGATACCCCTACACACCTTGTATTATATAAGGCATTCCCTAACATCCAGGGCGTGGTTCACACCCACTCTACCTATGCCACAGCTTTTGCTCAGGCAGGTCGCGATATTCCTAACATCGGCACCACTCACGCCGACTATTTCTACAAGGATATCCCTTGTACCCGCGATATGACCGAGGCAGAGGTTAAGGGCAACTACGAGTTGGAGACTGGTAACGTGATTGTAGATGAGATTCTGAACATCCGTAAGATAAACCCTGATCACACGCCCGCTGTGCTGGTTAAGAACCACGGTCCATTCTCATGGGGAACCTCACCCGACAATGCCGTTTACAATGCCAAGGTGATGGAGCAGTGTGCCAAGATGGCTTTCGTAGCCTTCTCGGTTAATCCCAACCTCACCATGAATCCGCTGCTGGTTGAGAAGCATTACATGCGCAAACACGGCCCCAACGCGTACTATGGCCAAAAGGGACAGAAACATTAA
- the araA gene encoding L-arabinose isomerase, producing MKGFENFEIWWVTGAQLLYGGDAVVAVDSHSKEMVEGLNASGNIPVKIVYKGTANSSKEVEQVMLAANNDEKCVGIITWMHTFSPAKMWIKGLQQLQKPLCHFHTQYNAEIPWNEIDMDFMNLNQSAHGDIEFGHICTRMRVARKVVCGYWKDEKAQKQIAVWARVAAGVADAHNVRCLMFGMNMNNVAVTDGDRVEFEQRLGYHVDYYPVSSLMEYFKKVTDKEADELVEEYKKLYTIKIDESGEEVYWEKVKNAAKAEIALRRVLKDEGATAFTTNFDDLGDANIDDPNFCGFDQIPGLASQRLMQEGYGFGAEGDWKTACLYRTLWVIQQGMPTGCSFLEDYTLNFAGDKSSCLQSHMLEVCPLIATDKPKLEVHFLGIGIRKQQTARLVFTSKTGAGIKATVVDLGNRFRLISQEVECIEPQPMPKLPVASALWVPQPTFEIGAAAWILAGGTHHSAFSYDITEEYWEDFAEMLGIEYVRINKQTNIADFKQTLRNNEVYFMLNKALR from the coding sequence ATGAAAGGTTTTGAGAATTTTGAAATTTGGTGGGTAACTGGCGCACAGCTTCTGTACGGAGGCGACGCTGTAGTTGCAGTTGACAGTCACTCAAAGGAGATGGTTGAGGGTTTGAACGCTTCAGGCAACATCCCCGTAAAGATTGTATATAAAGGCACAGCCAACAGCTCAAAGGAAGTAGAGCAGGTGATGCTGGCTGCCAACAACGACGAGAAGTGCGTGGGTATCATCACATGGATGCACACCTTCTCACCAGCCAAGATGTGGATCAAGGGTCTGCAGCAGCTGCAGAAGCCCCTCTGCCACTTCCACACACAGTATAATGCCGAAATCCCCTGGAACGAGATCGACATGGACTTCATGAACCTGAACCAGAGTGCTCACGGCGACATCGAGTTCGGACATATCTGCACTCGCATGCGTGTAGCCCGTAAGGTGGTTTGCGGCTACTGGAAGGACGAGAAGGCTCAGAAGCAGATTGCCGTTTGGGCTCGCGTGGCAGCAGGTGTGGCTGATGCTCACAACGTGCGCTGCCTGATGTTCGGTATGAACATGAACAACGTAGCCGTAACCGATGGCGACCGCGTAGAGTTCGAGCAGCGCCTGGGCTACCACGTAGATTACTACCCCGTAAGCTCGCTGATGGAGTATTTCAAGAAGGTAACCGATAAGGAAGCCGACGAACTGGTTGAGGAGTACAAGAAACTCTACACCATCAAGATTGATGAGAGTGGCGAGGAGGTTTACTGGGAAAAGGTGAAGAATGCAGCCAAGGCCGAGATTGCCCTGCGCCGCGTTCTGAAGGACGAGGGCGCTACAGCCTTCACTACCAACTTCGACGACCTGGGCGATGCCAACATCGACGATCCAAACTTCTGCGGATTCGACCAGATTCCTGGTCTGGCTTCACAGCGCCTGATGCAGGAGGGTTACGGTTTCGGTGCCGAGGGCGACTGGAAGACAGCCTGCCTGTATCGCACACTGTGGGTTATCCAGCAGGGCATGCCTACAGGTTGCTCATTCCTCGAGGACTACACTCTGAACTTCGCTGGCGACAAGAGCTCTTGTCTGCAGAGCCACATGCTTGAGGTTTGTCCTCTGATTGCTACCGACAAGCCCAAACTCGAGGTTCACTTCCTGGGCATCGGTATCCGCAAGCAGCAGACAGCCCGTCTGGTATTCACCTCAAAGACAGGTGCTGGTATCAAGGCTACAGTTGTTGACCTGGGTAACCGTTTCCGCCTGATTTCTCAGGAGGTAGAGTGCATCGAGCCACAGCCCATGCCAAAGCTGCCCGTAGCTTCGGCTCTCTGGGTTCCACAGCCCACCTTCGAGATTGGTGCTGCAGCCTGGATTCTGGCAGGTGGTACTCACCACAGCGCTTTCTCTTACGACATCACCGAGGAGTACTGGGAGGATTTCGCCGAGATGCTGGGCATCGAGTATGTTCGCATCAACAAGCAGACCAACATCGCCGACTTCAAGCAGACTCTCCGCAACAACGAGGTATACTTCATGCTGAACAAAGCGCTGAGATAA
- the bglX gene encoding beta-glucosidase BglX, with translation MKLKRLLVGALLLLSGLHVTAQDTKMNDFISQLMARMTVEEKLGQMNLLPGTSATTGELKNSPLMQLIAQGKLGTILNQKGVDGIRQLQDAAVKKSRLGIPLLVGMDVIHGYETIFPIPLGMSCSWDLAAIEQAARIAAKEATADGICWTYSPMVDIALDARWGRIAEGNGEDPFLGSRIAEALVRGYQGNYGPENMMACVKHYALYGGAEAGRDYNTVDMSHIRMYNQFFPPYQAAAKAGAGSFMTSFNIVDYTPATANRWLIDDVLRKQWQWDGFVVTDYGAIAEMMKHGLGNLPQVSALALKAGTDMDMCAEGFIGTLEQSLKEGKVTMAEIDQACRRVLEAKYKLGLFQNPYRFLDKKRRATDIYTTEHKQAARNLAAESFVLLKNQDQLLPLKKQGKIALIGPMAHNRANMAGTWAPTADNSKYITLKEAMEQALAGKATVSYAQGCNFTSDSTLQKDGGFYRATPFKDSELLKREALAIAKDADVIVCAMGESAEMSGESSSRATLEMFDVQRELLQALLQLDKPVVVLNFAGRPTVLSWEQAHVPAILQVWFGGSEAGDAICDVLFGDKVPSGKLTTSMPQVTGQEPLYYNYLPTGRPVGEDRKEFQKFGSNYFDVRNDPLYPFGYGLSYTTFAYSDVTLNGRTAQVTVTNTGNYDADEIVQLYIHDVVASITRPVKELKGFERIHLKKGESKVVKFEITDDLLKFYNSQLEYVLEPGDFEIMIGPDSSLKHLKKAVLTIQ, from the coding sequence ATGAAACTAAAAAGACTACTTGTAGGAGCCCTGCTGCTCCTCTCTGGGCTGCACGTTACGGCTCAGGACACCAAAATGAATGATTTTATCAGCCAGCTGATGGCCAGGATGACCGTCGAGGAGAAGTTAGGACAGATGAACCTGCTGCCAGGCACATCGGCAACCACAGGCGAACTGAAGAACAGTCCGCTGATGCAACTGATAGCCCAGGGCAAGCTGGGCACCATCCTGAATCAGAAAGGTGTGGATGGCATCCGTCAGCTACAGGATGCCGCCGTCAAGAAGAGCCGTCTGGGTATTCCCCTGCTGGTGGGTATGGACGTGATTCATGGCTACGAAACCATTTTTCCTATTCCCCTGGGCATGTCGTGCAGTTGGGACCTGGCTGCCATCGAGCAGGCTGCACGCATCGCAGCCAAGGAAGCCACAGCCGATGGCATCTGCTGGACCTACAGCCCCATGGTGGATATCGCCCTCGATGCCCGCTGGGGCCGTATTGCCGAGGGTAATGGCGAGGACCCGTTCTTAGGCTCACGCATTGCCGAGGCATTGGTACGCGGCTATCAGGGCAACTATGGTCCTGAGAACATGATGGCCTGCGTAAAGCACTACGCCCTGTACGGCGGTGCCGAAGCCGGTCGCGACTACAACACCGTAGATATGAGTCACATACGCATGTACAACCAGTTCTTCCCACCCTACCAGGCAGCCGCCAAGGCAGGGGCTGGCTCGTTCATGACATCGTTTAATATCGTAGATTACACCCCTGCCACAGCCAACCGCTGGCTTATCGACGATGTGCTGCGCAAGCAGTGGCAGTGGGATGGCTTTGTAGTTACCGACTACGGCGCCATCGCCGAGATGATGAAACACGGTCTGGGCAATCTCCCACAGGTATCGGCACTGGCCCTGAAGGCAGGCACCGATATGGATATGTGTGCCGAGGGATTCATCGGTACCTTAGAGCAGTCGCTCAAGGAGGGTAAGGTCACTATGGCCGAGATCGACCAGGCCTGCCGTCGTGTGCTGGAGGCGAAATACAAGTTAGGACTGTTCCAGAATCCCTACCGTTTCCTTGATAAGAAACGCCGCGCCACCGACATCTATACCACCGAACACAAGCAGGCAGCCCGCAATCTGGCAGCCGAGAGTTTTGTGCTGCTTAAGAACCAGGACCAGCTGCTACCACTCAAGAAACAAGGCAAGATAGCCCTTATCGGTCCGATGGCCCACAACCGTGCCAACATGGCTGGCACCTGGGCACCTACAGCCGACAACAGCAAGTACATCACCCTGAAAGAGGCTATGGAGCAGGCGCTGGCAGGTAAGGCCACCGTGAGCTATGCCCAGGGCTGCAACTTTACCAGCGACTCTACGCTGCAGAAGGATGGTGGTTTTTATCGCGCCACCCCGTTCAAGGATAGCGAACTGTTGAAGCGCGAGGCACTGGCCATAGCCAAGGATGCCGACGTGATTGTGTGCGCTATGGGCGAGAGTGCCGAGATGAGTGGCGAGAGCAGCAGCCGCGCCACACTCGAGATGTTTGATGTGCAGCGCGAACTGCTCCAGGCCCTGCTGCAACTGGACAAGCCCGTAGTGGTACTCAACTTTGCAGGCCGCCCCACCGTGCTCAGCTGGGAGCAGGCCCATGTGCCCGCCATCCTGCAGGTATGGTTTGGTGGCAGCGAGGCAGGCGATGCTATCTGCGACGTACTGTTTGGTGATAAGGTGCCCAGCGGCAAGCTCACCACCTCTATGCCTCAGGTCACAGGTCAGGAGCCACTCTACTACAACTATCTACCCACCGGTCGCCCTGTAGGCGAGGATCGCAAGGAGTTCCAGAAGTTCGGCAGCAACTACTTCGATGTACGTAACGACCCACTCTACCCCTTCGGCTACGGTCTGAGCTATACCACCTTTGCTTATAGCGATGTAACGCTTAACGGCCGCACAGCACAGGTAACGGTTACCAATACCGGCAACTACGATGCCGACGAGATTGTGCAGCTGTACATCCACGATGTGGTGGCCAGCATCACCCGCCCCGTAAAAGAGCTGAAGGGCTTTGAGCGCATTCACCTGAAGAAGGGCGAAAGCAAGGTAGTGAAGTTCGAGATTACCGACGACCTGCTGAAATTCTACAACAGCCAGTTGGAATATGTGCTGGAACCAGGCGACTTTGAGATTATGATTGGTCCCGACAGCAGTCTGAAACATCTGAAGAAAGCCGTACTTACCATACAATAA
- a CDS encoding SGNH/GDSL hydrolase family protein translates to MYNKINLKLRLMVVLLCAAFAIQALSQTVFTHPWQGKRVAYFGDSITDPRNNGSKIKYWGYLADWLDIKPYVYGVSGRQWNDIPRQADKCYEEHGDSIDAIMIFIGTNDYNAGVPIGEWFTQKPEKVVAGIHEQKHPVDRLHRYPVMTDSTYRGRINIALNKVKRMYPTKQIILLTPIHRAGFYANDKNWQPTEDYTNQCGEYVDAYVQSVKQAGEIWALPVIDWGAMSGLYPLMDEHAQYFKSAENDRLHPNDKGHERLARTLYYQLLTLPCTF, encoded by the coding sequence ATGTACAACAAAATTAATCTAAAACTACGATTGATGGTGGTGCTGCTGTGTGCTGCTTTTGCCATCCAGGCTTTGTCGCAAACCGTTTTTACACATCCTTGGCAGGGTAAGCGTGTGGCTTACTTTGGCGACTCGATTACCGACCCGCGTAACAATGGTTCGAAAATAAAGTATTGGGGCTATCTGGCCGATTGGCTGGATATCAAGCCTTACGTATATGGGGTGAGCGGACGCCAGTGGAACGATATTCCACGACAGGCGGATAAGTGCTACGAGGAGCATGGCGACAGCATTGATGCCATTATGATTTTTATTGGTACCAACGATTATAATGCGGGTGTGCCCATAGGCGAGTGGTTTACACAGAAACCCGAGAAGGTGGTGGCTGGCATACACGAGCAGAAGCACCCCGTGGACCGTTTGCACCGCTATCCGGTGATGACCGACAGTACGTATCGCGGACGTATCAACATCGCATTAAATAAGGTAAAGCGCATGTATCCCACCAAGCAGATCATACTGCTGACACCTATCCACCGTGCGGGCTTTTATGCCAACGACAAGAACTGGCAGCCTACCGAGGATTATACCAACCAGTGTGGCGAGTATGTGGATGCCTACGTGCAGTCGGTAAAACAGGCTGGCGAGATTTGGGCGCTGCCTGTGATTGACTGGGGCGCTATGAGTGGTCTGTACCCGCTGATGGACGAGCACGCGCAGTACTTTAAGAGTGCCGAGAACGACCGCCTGCACCCCAATGATAAAGGGCACGAGCGCTTGGCCCGTACCCTTTACTATCAGTTGCTTACATTGCCTTGCACATTTTAA
- a CDS encoding sodium:solute symporter has product MNWSSHEFIWLDWVVLIVGLCGVVAAVWYAIWKDKKAQQGEDSSAYLFGKGEPWYVIGMAIFAANIGSEHLVGLAGTGAKDGVGMAHWEMQGWMILILGWLFVPFYQLLINKMGKIITMPDFLKFRYTQRTGSWLSIITLVAYVLTKVSVTAFTGGIFFKFLLGIPFWYGAIGLIAITAVFTVFGGMKGVMTLSTIQTPILIVGSFLVLFLGLNMLGDGSITAGWSEMMRVCNAAHDGFGTTHMFHPDPADPMYPQFPGYVVFLGASIIGFWYWCTDQHIVQRVLGQVPGEDNKEVMKRARRGTIAAGFFKILPCFMFLIPGMIAYALSLKSGSGIEMDIMNHESTDGAFAMMVKNILPAGIKGIVTIGFVCALVASLAAFFNSCATLFTEDFYKPMKKGMSEAHYVFVGRCATVVVVLLGLAWMPIMMNMGNLYSYLQDIQSLIAPAMVAVFTLGIFSKKITPKAGEWGLIGGFLIGMVRLVTNVVTESGKAAMDGAFWDATTWFWQTNWLIFECWLLLFIIVLMVAVSFFTPAPSKEQIDAITFSSDFKQSIKESWGAFDIIGTLVVIGLCASFYFYFW; this is encoded by the coding sequence ATGAATTGGAGTTCACATGAATTTATCTGGCTCGACTGGGTTGTACTCATCGTCGGCCTATGTGGAGTGGTGGCAGCCGTATGGTATGCCATCTGGAAAGACAAGAAAGCCCAGCAGGGCGAGGATTCTTCGGCTTACCTTTTTGGTAAGGGTGAGCCATGGTATGTAATTGGTATGGCCATCTTTGCCGCCAACATCGGTTCAGAGCACCTGGTAGGTCTGGCCGGTACAGGAGCAAAGGATGGTGTGGGTATGGCTCACTGGGAGATGCAGGGTTGGATGATCCTGATTCTGGGTTGGCTGTTCGTACCTTTCTATCAGCTGCTCATCAACAAGATGGGTAAGATTATCACGATGCCCGACTTCCTGAAGTTCCGCTACACTCAGCGCACAGGTTCTTGGCTCAGTATCATCACCCTGGTGGCCTACGTGCTCACTAAGGTGTCGGTAACCGCTTTCACCGGTGGTATCTTCTTCAAGTTCTTGCTGGGCATACCTTTCTGGTATGGTGCCATTGGTCTGATTGCCATCACCGCCGTGTTCACCGTATTCGGTGGTATGAAGGGTGTGATGACCCTTTCAACCATCCAGACTCCTATCCTGATTGTTGGTTCGTTCCTGGTTCTGTTCCTCGGACTGAACATGCTGGGCGATGGCAGCATCACCGCAGGATGGAGCGAGATGATGCGCGTATGTAACGCAGCCCACGATGGTTTCGGAACCACTCACATGTTCCACCCCGACCCAGCCGATCCTATGTATCCTCAGTTCCCTGGCTACGTGGTATTCCTGGGTGCCTCGATCATTGGTTTCTGGTACTGGTGTACCGACCAGCACATCGTTCAGCGTGTACTTGGTCAGGTTCCTGGCGAGGACAATAAGGAGGTGATGAAGCGTGCCCGCCGCGGAACTATCGCAGCCGGTTTCTTCAAGATTCTGCCTTGCTTTATGTTCCTGATTCCTGGTATGATTGCCTATGCCCTCTCGCTGAAGAGTGGTAGCGGTATCGAGATGGATATCATGAACCACGAATCTACTGACGGTGCTTTCGCCATGATGGTTAAGAACATTCTGCCTGCCGGTATCAAGGGTATCGTAACTATCGGTTTCGTATGTGCACTGGTAGCTTCGCTGGCCGCATTCTTCAACAGCTGCGCCACCTTGTTTACCGAGGATTTCTACAAGCCCATGAAGAAGGGTATGAGCGAGGCTCACTACGTATTTGTAGGTCGCTGCGCTACCGTTGTTGTAGTGCTGTTGGGTCTGGCTTGGATGCCTATCATGATGAACATGGGTAACCTCTACTCTTATCTGCAGGATATCCAGTCGCTCATTGCTCCTGCGATGGTAGCAGTATTCACCCTGGGTATCTTCTCGAAGAAGATTACACCAAAGGCTGGTGAGTGGGGACTGATTGGCGGTTTCCTGATTGGTATGGTTCGTTTGGTTACCAACGTTGTTACCGAATCGGGTAAGGCAGCCATGGATGGTGCTTTCTGGGATGCCACCACATGGTTCTGGCAGACCAACTGGCTCATTTTCGAGTGCTGGCTGCTGCTGTTCATCATCGTGCTGATGGTAGCTGTAAGCTTCTTCACACCTGCACCTTCGAAAGAGCAGATTGATGCCATCACCTTCTCTTCCGACTTCAAACAGTCAATCAAGGAGAGCTGGGGTGCATTCGATATCATCGGAACTCTCGTTGTTATCGGCCTGTGTGCATCGTTCTACTTCTATTTCTGGTAA
- a CDS encoding NUDIX hydrolase, giving the protein MTFYNEHSKVWLSVDCIIFGFDEKKLKVLIGRRKMDPGRGEWSLYGGFVGATESVDEAASRTLFELTGLRNIYMRQIGAFGKVDRDPGERVVSISYYALINVMDYDDKLRQEHGAEWIDVEEIPQLYSDHNEMVSKARKLVQQKMSHEPVGFNLLPDLFTLTQLQTLYEAVYGTELDKRNFRKRVKEMDFIEKTELIDKKSSKRGAYLYRFNKRAYNEDSNFKL; this is encoded by the coding sequence ATGACATTTTATAACGAACATTCAAAAGTCTGGTTGTCGGTCGACTGTATCATCTTCGGTTTCGATGAAAAGAAGCTGAAGGTATTGATCGGTCGCCGCAAGATGGACCCGGGACGTGGCGAATGGAGCCTCTACGGAGGCTTCGTTGGCGCCACCGAAAGTGTGGACGAAGCTGCTTCGCGTACACTTTTTGAGCTGACAGGCTTGCGTAACATCTACATGCGCCAGATTGGTGCCTTTGGTAAGGTGGACCGCGACCCAGGCGAGCGCGTAGTATCAATTTCGTACTACGCCCTGATTAATGTGATGGATTACGACGACAAGCTGCGCCAGGAGCATGGAGCCGAGTGGATCGACGTTGAGGAGATTCCACAGCTTTATTCCGACCACAACGAGATGGTAAGCAAGGCTCGCAAGCTGGTTCAGCAGAAAATGTCGCACGAACCCGTAGGCTTCAATCTGCTACCCGATCTGTTTACGCTCACCCAGTTGCAGACGCTCTACGAGGCCGTTTATGGCACCGAGCTCGACAAGCGCAACTTCCGCAAGCGTGTCAAGGAGATGGACTTCATTGAGAAGACCGAACTGATTGACAAGAAAAGTTCAAAACGCGGCGCTTATCTCTATCGTTTTAATAAGCGCGCTTATAACGAAGATTCAAATTTCAAACTGTAA